ATTAAGCTTTGCCTCTgtcatatatttttcaattaaccAAATACAAATAGGAAGATTTTCAATCTCATTGTATGTTGGAAGGAGAATTGTATATTGTGGAACATTTGCATCAtccattttaaaaaataaaactagataaaatattagattAAAAAGTAGTAAGGAAGTCAACGTTGCAAAACAAAAAAGGAAAGATAACTATGAAATGAAATGTTGGCTGTGTGACACTTTAccaaaaaagatattttcaagaaaaaaaataaaagactTTTTTAGAATCAAAgcaaaatgataaattttatcacgagttggttaaaaaaaaataaattaaaaaatctgttatattaacattatcaaaaaagtaatgtaattattatcaaatggGTGATAATTGTTAACGTTAAAATGATAGTATTTTTATCAGaataatttgtaatattaattatcaaACTTTTGGATAcaagatttttaaatactataaaattaaaatttacatgtattttattaaaaatgtatatttttaattacttactattattttctttatctttttatactTGGTCATacaaaattcttttatacaATCCAAAATTTAGTCATTCACATGTAAATTTTGTATCACAAATTTCAGATATTCTTGTTGAAGCCGGACATGATGTCACGGTAATAGTAACTGAAATGGATATTAATGTTAAACATCCTGGAAcaaaaaatggaaaaatttACAAAGCTTCATCACATCCAACAACAGTTGAATTAATGACAAACAATGTTCTACTTACTGATATGTGGAATAGAACAAATGATTTCAATAGGCAAGTAGAAATGATGAATCAATTTATGAAAGCATGTAATCTTCAAGCAAGGCACACTTTTTATGATAAAGATTTAGAAACATTTGTAAAAAGtcaaaattttgatattgcCTTCAGCGAACTTCTTCATTCTCATATGTTTGGACTTTTTAAAGCTTGGGGAATTAAAACTCATGTATCAGGATGTGCTACAGCTTTATTTGATGCAATGTATGCACCATTTGGTCTTCCATTTCCTTCTTCTTATGTACCTAATTTAATGAATCCATACACAGACAAAATGACATATAAAGAAAGATTCAATAATTTAATAgcaaatttaataaacaaactttttatattttttaaaggaAGAAATATGGTTCTTCAAGATTTGTTTGATGAAAAATATGGAGAAGGAAAATATGAGATTCGGGAATTAGTTGGAGATTCATcttttgtatttattaatacgaatcctttatttaatttaccCGGAGCAAAAACACCTAAGATGATTGAAGTTGGAGGAATTGGAATTTCTGAGTCAATGCCATTAGATAACTTTTGGAATAAAACTCTTAGTCTTCGTCAAAAAAATGTACTTATATCTTTTGGTTCTATTGCTAAAAGTTCTCTCATGCCagaacattttaaaaaatctattattaaaacaataaaaactctttcaaatataacttttatttggAAATATGAAACTCCAGATGATGGGATTAGTGATGGAGTTGACAACTTAATATTAAGCAAATGGATTCCACAAAATGATCTTTTAAATGACTCAAGAATgtcattatttattactcATGGTGGTTTGAATTCATTAACTGAATTAGCCTATCAAGGTGTTCCTGCCTTAGCAATACCAATGTTTTCAGATCAATTTGCCAACTCCAAGTTATTAGAAAAAGCTGGAATTGGTGAGAGTATGCCAAGAGATGATCTCAAAGATTCAGATAAACTTATTTCAACAATAataagtataataaataataatgtttatagaaataattcAATGAAACTTTCtaaaatgatgaaaaattatcCATTTAAAGCTAGAAAAGAACTAACAAAATACATTGAATTTGCTGCAGAATTTGGAAAACTACCAATGTTAGATTTAGGTAGTAGAAACATGACTTCAATTCAATATTATAAcattgatattattataccaataatcattataatcataacatttatatattttgttatattattattaagaatgttatttaaaatacctgaaatattttctttaaaaattaaaactgattaaaatataattatattataactatattttttgtatttaaaaaaattaaaccatctgaatattgtaaataacgttcataatatatttttttaaattaacataaaatagttaacatataaatttttaaaaagtatttttaataattttatagataaaatgattaaacaaaatattttatttattacttaCTTAAGTATAATCATAAATTCTTTTGTTATTATCCAGAAATAAATAAGATGACatggcaaaaaaaaaataatactaataCTTTAAGAATTTATACCacgtaaaataattttacttttcatatgattttaagtaaaagaagtatttaatatgaatattatataactaaaataaaaacaaaacttttaaaaagatgaaaaatagaaaatgacatattattttatctatacaaatatctgataaaaaaattttattaaaaaagtaataaattattaaacaaataacTTGTCAAAATGATTCaattagtataaaaaataatttttgataaaaatatttctcttcggcacaatttaaaattaatatttttaataattattataaaaaaaaatttttattgcactgatattaattgtttaatatttaaaattgtcaagtataataattaaacttagataaacattttattttcttcataataatgtttttttttattaaaataattattaaatttagaaagtaattaatttttattactagttattttataaataattatgtataacataatttttatcactttttttttatcagttaCATGGTTATTAGCACAATTTTAAGGAAACGACATCTATTTTACCATtcatttttgtaaatttttaataaaccgattttatattataaagcAGAAAAGTTTTACAATGATGTTACggctttttaatatatatattttttttattgttttatttaaaaatataaatggaTCTGGGAGTCCGGTTCCTGTCTGGGCTTATGCTGATAATAATGTTGAATGTATAAAGTTAAAAGTTTCTGCCACACTTACTCTTGCATATTTTCAAAAAGGTGAACAAACAAAAAGTTATGCTTCTGTTcctttattatcaaattcaGCTGTTGATAAAGATAACTCATCATGtcaaattttaagaaaagttaattcatttaatataatgagtcaagttttatcattaaaatatccagtaagttaaatttttttcaaatttgtAAATAGTTTAAGAGTAAATATCCTGGTTGGggaataactttttattttacaaatgatactaaattattcaaaattactgataattattttggaCTTTATCAAATTCAAATAAATGCTAATTTTAGTAGTATGccaaatacatttattaatcCACAATTGAAAACACATGTATATACATCACGGCTAAATCTTgatgataatgataatttaataaattctaTTTATGCACATAAAGATCATTCATATTCTTGTCCTAGTAGTCAAGTATTTGAATTAATAGGTCCACAAGAAGACATTTTAGAAGCtagtattaaattaaaaaattttcgaGTTCAGGCATTTACATCTATTGATGTGTCAAATGATGatggtaatttaaaatattcttacaattatgaaataaaaaaaatattatcaactACTACTTCAATTTTTCAAACAAAAGAAATATGTCCAATTGATCAGACGGAGGTGGATTTAGTACCAATTGTAGCAGGAAGTATTCTTGTCggattaattttaataaatcttattttttacCTAGTTTATCGTTGCCGATTAACTAATGAAGCCCTTATGATAGTAAATGATAATTCTCATTTTAcagataaaatttatgataagaAGATTGGCGATTTTAATAGccttgataatttttttatttctaatacagaataatattttaactcacacctttttttttcatgtatattatttacaatcttttaaatgataaaattttatattagttttatagtatatttctattgaaacattataaaaataaaatatttatatattaatagacgatagttatattattactatgatttactttgatatatttatattatttataaagttaaaaatttttaatatattatattttctaataaagtttatctttattatattacttCAACATTGACTTTTCTATTTTGACTAGACTTAGTTatactatttatattattgttatcagaaatattatttattatgaagtatatttaaatttactatAAGCTCCTTCTGATATCAACCAACAAATATACTCGTGactatacaaaaataaaagagaAAGAGGCGCAATATGTTTTGCTTCATTATCTTTCTTATATCAATAATTCTTATTCTATATAAGTGTATTTAATCatataactataaatttttgtaaatataaattaataatatctaATTTTAGATTGAAAATGACTACTATTCCATTAATACCAGAACCTGATTATGAttctattaatatttgtGATCGAGGTCTTCATCATCATTATATTCCATTAATTcctaaaaaagaaatttctgatatgtcaaaaaatttattagaacgttatgaaaaaatatcaCAACTTCAATATAGTAAACCTGTAGATAAAGAAAGAGCTTTAAGAATAGCTAAAATTCAAGGTGTACCTGTTCTTCCTCATAATGATTTAGATGAAACTTCTAATACTGGTAtcttaataatattctttttttttatcattaatataatttataaaaatttattttttttagataaaatagtaataacAAACAAAGCAATGTTAATTCATgtaaaaaatcataaaaattttaatgatgatGATCATAACTTAGAAAGttgtaaaaattgtattatatGTAGGTGTACTGCAACTGGCAATTCTAATTctttatatcataaaaaatatttaattaatagaaATGAAGATGTCATTgacaattataa
This Strongyloides ratti genome assembly S_ratti_ED321, chromosome : 2 DNA region includes the following protein-coding sequences:
- a CDS encoding UDP-glucuronosyl/UDP-glucosyltransferase family-containing protein, encoding MYIFNYLLLFSLSFYTWSYKILLYNPKFSHSHVNFVSQISDILVEAGHDVTVIVTEMDINVKHPGTKNGKIYKASSHPTTVELMTNNVLLTDMWNRTNDFNRQVEMMNQFMKACNLQARHTFYDKDLETFVKSQNFDIAFSELLHSHMFGLFKAWGIKTHVSGCATALFDAMYAPFGLPFPSSYVPNLMNPYTDKMTYKERFNNLIANLINKLFIFFKGRNMVLQDLFDEKYGEGKYEIRELVGDSSFVFINTNPLFNLPGAKTPKMIEVGGIGISESMPLDNFWNKTLSLRQKNVLISFGSIAKSSLMPEHFKKSIIKTIKTLSNITFIWKYETPDDGISDGVDNLILSKWIPQNDLLNDSRMSLFITHGGLNSLTELAYQGVPALAIPMFSDQFANSKLLEKAGIGESMPRDDLKDSDKLISTIISIINNNVYRNNSMKLSKMMKNYPFKARKELTKYIEFAAEFGKLPIPVPVWAYADNNVECIKLKVSATLTLAYFQKGEQTKSYASVPLLSNSAVDKDNSSCQILRKVNSFNIMSQVLSLKYPSKYPGWGITFYFTNDTKLFKITDNYFGLYQIQINANFSSMPNTFINPQLKTHVYTSRLNLDDNDNLINSIYAHKDHSYSCPSSQVFELIGPQEDILEASIKLKNFRVQAFTSIDVSNDDGNLKYSYNYEIKKILSTTTSIFQTKEICPIDQTEVDLVPIVAGSILVGLILINLIFYLVYRCRLTNEALMIVNDNSHFTDKIYDKKIGDFNSLDNFFISNTE
- a CDS encoding SH3 domain-containing protein — its product is MTTIPLIPEPDYDSINICDRGLHHHYIPLIPKKEISDMSKNLLERYEKISQLQYSKPVDKERALRIAKIQGVPVLPHNDLDETSNTDKIVITNKAMLIHVKNHKNFNDDDHNLESCKNCIICRCTATGNSNSLYHKKYLINRNEDVIDNYNLSTNPPKEPGYSPPFLIDLSNDNYNDLTFTRFHHKRECKQLNKANNNHFLNNDIDNEITRKVIITKNFNASRIDELSVVYGEVVELITIKNSWCLVQNSNNLKGWIPYPESFS